In Neisseria brasiliensis, the following proteins share a genomic window:
- a CDS encoding efflux RND transporter permease subunit, with product MAHFFIHRPVFAWVLSIFITLAGALSIFALPLEQYPDIAPPQVSVVARYTGASAETVNDSVSQVIEQQLTGLDGLMYMTSTADSSGQSRTTITFEPGTDIDVAQVQVQNALQQVMSRLPEAVRSRGVSVTRGGQDNLVSWMFYTDQPNVPRVAITDYLASNVVDVLGRIDGVAEVQLYGSSYAMRIWLDPNKLEQFQLMPSDVRAALESQNTQVSAGQLGQLPSVDGQMLNAPIQARSKLQTVEQFENVVLKSTPSGAVVTIKDVARVELGAESADVQTRFNGKNGGALGIVLSDGANALDTAAAVEAKIRELEPDFPYGMKAQTSQDSVPFVKASLKEVMKTLIEAIVLVVLVMFVFLQSWRATLIPAIAVPVVLMGTLGILAALGYSINMLTMFALVLAIGLLVDDAIVVVENVERVMHDEGLDAKTATEKSMKEISSALVGVGMVLSAVFVPMAFFPGTTGVIYRQFAVTLIAAMGFSVLVALTLSPAMCAQFLKPKAHDKPSGGLFRRPFAWFNRSFERLSQRYAGWVGGTFKRGKWMFAGFLAIIAACAALFHFLPTSFLPEEDQGYLQVSVTMPSGSTDARLRETLDDLEAFFQQQPEVANVMALTGIRGNQGFGLLTVRLKPWEERSAEQSARALEQRASRLFRQRKNAKIFVNLPPVVRGLGSAGGLNFVIKDSNGQGYDKLVAAAEQFTALAAQDARLRSVRVNNQDPRSQVVVDVDDRKALAYSINLNDINAVLTNALGGTYVNDFIHNGRVKRVYLQADAPFRMQPQNIGEWKVRNQNGEMIPLSAFSSVRWNVAPPQLIRFSGSLAMEMQASAGEGVSSGDAMAAVEEVIKQLPHGYNIEWTGASLQEKRAGALAPLLYALSVLFVFLCLAALYESWSVPFAVMLSAVLGVLGALLFTSARGLANDVFFQVGLLTTIGLAAKNAILIVEFAVQLQEQGKSIWQAATEAARLRLRPILMTSLAFGFGVIPLALGTGAGAGSRVAIGTAVLGGTVFSTVLGLLFVPIFFVWIRGWVNKRNVRV from the coding sequence ATGGCTCACTTTTTTATCCACCGCCCCGTGTTTGCGTGGGTGTTGTCGATTTTCATCACGCTGGCCGGTGCGCTGTCGATTTTTGCGTTGCCGCTGGAGCAGTATCCTGATATTGCACCGCCGCAGGTTTCTGTGGTGGCGCGTTATACCGGTGCGTCGGCGGAGACGGTCAATGATTCCGTGTCGCAGGTGATCGAGCAGCAGCTGACCGGTTTGGATGGCTTGATGTACATGACTTCGACTGCCGATTCGTCCGGCCAGTCGCGCACAACCATTACTTTCGAGCCGGGTACCGACATCGATGTGGCGCAGGTTCAGGTGCAAAATGCCTTGCAACAGGTGATGTCGCGTCTGCCCGAAGCGGTGCGCAGCCGCGGCGTGTCGGTGACGCGCGGCGGGCAGGATAATTTGGTGTCGTGGATGTTTTATACCGATCAGCCGAACGTGCCGCGCGTGGCGATTACCGATTATTTGGCGAGCAATGTGGTGGACGTGTTGGGGCGTATCGACGGTGTGGCCGAAGTGCAGCTTTACGGCAGCAGCTACGCCATGCGTATTTGGCTGGATCCGAATAAATTGGAACAGTTCCAGCTGATGCCCTCGGACGTGCGCGCGGCTTTGGAAAGCCAGAATACGCAGGTTTCGGCGGGGCAGTTGGGGCAACTGCCTTCGGTTGACGGGCAAATGCTGAATGCGCCGATTCAGGCACGCAGCAAGCTGCAAACGGTGGAGCAATTTGAAAACGTGGTGCTGAAAAGCACGCCGAGCGGCGCGGTGGTGACGATTAAAGACGTGGCGCGGGTGGAATTGGGCGCGGAAAGTGCCGATGTGCAAACGCGGTTCAACGGCAAAAACGGCGGCGCGTTGGGCATTGTGCTTTCAGACGGCGCCAATGCCTTGGATACGGCTGCTGCGGTGGAAGCCAAAATCCGCGAGCTGGAGCCGGATTTCCCTTACGGCATGAAAGCGCAAACCAGCCAAGACAGCGTACCGTTTGTGAAAGCTTCGCTGAAAGAAGTGATGAAAACGCTGATTGAAGCGATTGTGTTGGTGGTGCTGGTGATGTTTGTGTTCCTGCAAAGCTGGCGCGCCACGCTGATTCCAGCTATTGCCGTGCCGGTGGTGCTGATGGGCACGCTGGGCATTTTAGCGGCCTTGGGCTATTCGATTAACATGCTGACCATGTTTGCGTTGGTGTTGGCCATCGGCTTGCTGGTGGACGATGCCATCGTGGTGGTAGAAAACGTCGAGCGCGTGATGCACGACGAAGGTTTGGACGCGAAAACCGCCACTGAAAAATCGATGAAAGAGATTTCTTCCGCGCTGGTGGGTGTGGGCATGGTGTTGTCGGCGGTGTTTGTGCCGATGGCGTTTTTCCCCGGCACCACGGGCGTGATTTACCGCCAGTTTGCCGTCACGCTGATTGCGGCGATGGGCTTTTCCGTGTTGGTGGCATTGACGCTTTCACCGGCCATGTGCGCCCAATTTCTGAAGCCCAAAGCGCACGACAAACCGAGCGGCGGCCTGTTCAGACGGCCTTTTGCTTGGTTCAACCGCAGTTTTGAGCGCTTATCGCAACGCTACGCCGGCTGGGTGGGCGGTACTTTCAAACGCGGCAAGTGGATGTTTGCCGGCTTTCTCGCCATCATCGCCGCTTGCGCCGCTTTGTTCCACTTTTTGCCGACATCATTTTTGCCGGAAGAAGACCAAGGTTATCTGCAAGTCAGCGTGACCATGCCGTCGGGCTCGACCGATGCGCGTTTGCGCGAAACCTTGGACGATTTGGAAGCCTTTTTCCAACAGCAGCCCGAAGTCGCCAACGTGATGGCACTTACCGGCATACGCGGTAATCAGGGTTTCGGTTTGCTCACCGTGCGCCTGAAACCGTGGGAAGAGCGCAGCGCCGAGCAAAGCGCGCGAGCATTGGAGCAACGCGCCTCACGCCTGTTCCGCCAGCGCAAAAACGCCAAAATTTTCGTCAACCTGCCGCCGGTGGTGCGCGGCTTGGGTTCGGCGGGTGGCTTGAATTTTGTGATTAAAGACAGCAACGGCCAAGGCTACGACAAACTGGTGGCCGCCGCCGAGCAATTCACCGCGCTGGCCGCACAAGATGCCCGCTTGCGCAGCGTGCGCGTCAACAACCAAGACCCACGCAGTCAGGTGGTGGTCGATGTGGACGACCGCAAAGCCTTAGCCTACAGCATTAATCTGAACGACATCAATGCCGTGTTAACCAACGCTTTGGGTGGCACATACGTCAACGACTTTATCCACAACGGCCGTGTCAAACGCGTGTATTTGCAAGCCGATGCGCCGTTCCGTATGCAGCCGCAAAATATCGGCGAATGGAAAGTGCGCAACCAAAACGGCGAAATGATTCCGCTCTCCGCCTTCAGTAGCGTGCGTTGGAATGTCGCGCCGCCTCAGCTTATCCGTTTCAGCGGCAGCTTGGCGATGGAAATGCAGGCATCGGCAGGCGAGGGCGTGAGTTCGGGCGATGCCATGGCGGCGGTGGAAGAAGTCATCAAACAATTGCCGCACGGCTACAACATTGAATGGACGGGCGCATCGTTGCAGGAAAAACGCGCCGGTGCGCTCGCGCCGCTGCTGTATGCCTTGTCGGTGTTGTTTGTGTTTTTATGCTTGGCGGCACTATACGAAAGCTGGAGCGTGCCGTTTGCTGTGATGCTCTCGGCGGTGTTGGGTGTGTTGGGCGCATTGTTGTTTACTTCAGCACGCGGTTTGGCGAACGATGTGTTTTTCCAAGTCGGTCTGCTGACCACCATCGGCTTGGCCGCGAAAAACGCCATTCTGATTGTTGAATTTGCGGTGCAACTGCAAGAACAAGGCAAAAGCATTTGGCAGGCCGCCACCGAGGCCGCCCGCCTGCGCTTGCGCCCGATTCTGATGACCTCGCTCGCCTTCGGCTTCGGCGTGATTCCGCTCGCGCTCGGCACCGGCGCCGGTGCCGGCAGCCGTGTGGCCATCGGCACGGCGGTATTGGGCGGCACGGTGTTTTCAACGGTATTGGGTTTGCTGTTTGTGCCGATCTTTTTTGTGTGGATTCGGGGTTGGGTGAACAAGCGGAACGTGCGTGTGTGA
- a CDS encoding glycosyltransferase, with protein MTTKLSLIVPVYNGGKFIAGLGENFLNIHQALGNVEFIVINDGSRDDTLAQLQALFAEHSYLQHHLIDTPNGGVSRARNLALEKASGEFVMFMDHDDQLNPQELGRFLEVMDTQSADLLQFDVEEKFQLGDGVKVMDLAKYMNELSFMSAVWSYIYRRDLIESLKLRFIPGMAYLEDGVFLLEYMLACKKVAATHQKVYLYVDNPDSVMRKKRTAEQTQKYLDDIGLSVKEYTRIMKADKQPEVSKRLLEIRDSFQFIYITSMLKNRISAAEMFRRLQDVCYDYQLKGYPSRFNQRMRTRVLCALFRSKTALQVLAASKIMAR; from the coding sequence ATGACAACAAAACTTTCTTTAATTGTTCCTGTTTATAATGGCGGTAAGTTTATTGCCGGTCTGGGCGAGAATTTCTTAAACATCCATCAGGCTTTGGGCAATGTTGAATTCATTGTTATCAACGATGGCTCCCGCGATGACACGCTGGCGCAATTACAAGCATTGTTTGCTGAGCATTCTTATCTGCAACATCATTTGATTGATACGCCTAATGGCGGAGTCAGTCGCGCACGCAATTTGGCTTTGGAAAAAGCCAGCGGTGAATTTGTGATGTTTATGGATCACGACGATCAATTGAATCCGCAAGAATTAGGTCGTTTCTTGGAGGTGATGGATACGCAGTCTGCCGATTTGCTTCAGTTTGATGTGGAAGAGAAATTTCAATTGGGCGATGGGGTAAAAGTGATGGATTTGGCCAAATACATGAACGAATTGTCGTTTATGTCGGCAGTTTGGTCATATATTTACCGTCGTGATTTAATCGAATCGTTAAAATTGCGTTTTATTCCGGGCATGGCTTATTTGGAAGACGGCGTCTTTTTATTGGAATACATGCTGGCCTGCAAAAAAGTGGCCGCAACCCATCAAAAAGTTTATCTCTATGTAGATAATCCCGATTCTGTGATGCGCAAAAAACGTACTGCAGAGCAGACCCAGAAATATCTTGATGACATCGGTTTATCTGTTAAAGAATATACCCGTATCATGAAAGCGGATAAGCAGCCTGAAGTCAGCAAGCGTTTATTGGAAATTCGTGATTCTTTCCAGTTTATCTATATTACGTCGATGCTGAAAAACCGCATTTCAGCAGCGGAAATGTTCCGCCGCTTGCAGGATGTGTGCTACGATTACCAATTAAAAGGTTATCCGAGCCGGTTTAACCAACGTATGCGTACGCGTGTTTTGTGTGCGTTATTCCGCAGTAAAACCGCATTGCAGGTGCTGGCTGCCAGTAAGATTATGGCAAGATAG
- the amgK gene encoding N-acetylmuramate/N-acetylglucosamine kinase AmgK, which yields MQRQIELQKWLETVYPNESFELSFAAADADFRRYFRATFSDGRTVVCMDAPPEKMSVAPYLKVQKLFDMVNVPQVLHVDEALGFMVLNDLGNTTFLAAMTQETSESAHKALLLEAIDELIVLQKASQPDQLPLYDREVLLREINLFPEWFVAKELGKELNFKQRQLWQQVIDILLPPLLAQPQVYVHRDFIVRNLMLQAGRPGVLDFQDALYGPISYDLVSLLRDAFIEWEEEFVLDLVIRYWEKARAAGLPVPADFDEFYRWFEWMGVQRHLKVAGIFARLYHRDGKDKYRPEIPRFLNYLRRASRRYVDLAPLYALLVELVGDEELETGFTF from the coding sequence ATGCAACGACAAATTGAATTACAAAAATGGCTGGAAACCGTTTATCCGAATGAATCTTTTGAGTTGAGCTTTGCCGCGGCCGATGCCGATTTCCGCCGCTATTTCCGCGCCACTTTTTCAGACGGCCGCACGGTGGTGTGTATGGATGCGCCGCCGGAAAAAATGAGCGTGGCACCGTATTTGAAGGTGCAGAAATTATTCGACATGGTCAATGTGCCGCAAGTGTTGCATGTGGATGAAGCGCTGGGCTTTATGGTGTTGAACGATTTGGGCAACACCACGTTTTTGGCCGCCATGACGCAGGAAACATCCGAATCCGCCCACAAAGCCTTGCTACTCGAAGCGATTGACGAATTGATTGTGCTGCAAAAAGCCAGCCAACCTGACCAATTGCCACTGTATGACCGCGAAGTGTTGCTGCGCGAGATTAATTTGTTCCCAGAATGGTTTGTGGCCAAAGAATTGGGCAAAGAGCTTAATTTCAAGCAGCGCCAATTGTGGCAGCAAGTAATCGATATCTTGCTGCCGCCGCTGTTGGCGCAACCGCAAGTGTATGTGCACCGCGATTTCATCGTGCGTAATCTCATGCTGCAAGCCGGCCGCCCGGGTGTATTGGATTTCCAAGATGCGCTGTATGGTCCGATTTCCTATGATTTGGTGTCGCTGCTGCGCGATGCGTTTATCGAATGGGAAGAAGAATTTGTGTTGGACTTGGTCATCCGTTACTGGGAAAAAGCCCGTGCCGCCGGTTTGCCTGTGCCGGCCGATTTTGACGAATTCTACCGTTGGTTTGAATGGATGGGTGTGCAACGCCATCTGAAAGTGGCCGGCATTTTCGCCCGTCTGTACCACCGCGACGGTAAAGACAAATACCGTCCTGAAATCCCACGTTTCCTGAATTACCTGCGCCGCGCCAGCCGCCGCTATGTCGATTTGGCGCCGCTGTATGCGCTGTTGGTGGAATTGGTGGGCGATGAAGAGTTGGAGACAGGGTTTACGTTTTAA
- a CDS encoding LPS-assembly protein LptD, translating into MARLFSLKPLVIALSVGFSTAAAAQTGGAFVPEAADYVPIETAQDTANPVAAVEQTVAETAEENQAADNRPSEKADELSLGSTCLFCTEETLAEHAKAKQNETSVKRSGEEPSPTDYTRVTADYVEGQTNVQVQAKGDVIIERNDEVLNADWAHYDQASNTVTAGNQFVLYQNGSIVSGEHINYNLDSGAGITENVRMATERDGRRLQSVSEKAEMHSKERYKLINTKFNTCAPGDASWYIKAKSIDANQETGIGVAKGASLVFGGVPVLYTPWADFPLNGDRKSGLLVPNISTGSDGLELSLPYYLNLAPNLDATVTPGIISSRGVRLGGQIRYLEPQYRGQVNGAWMPNDKKSDHNNRYQFQWNHNHQFTAKLSGGVDFNSVSDNDYYRDFYGRNDIADNVNLNRQAWLNYHDTYWGGNFDGSLMAQKYQTLANEYGYKDEPYAIMPRLSGRWQRSFDNMQANVFSQFTRFEHDDKQSGSRVVLNPSVKWDFHNNWGYVRPKVGVHATYYDLDSFNGSSGRHVSRVLPMASIDSGMTFERHTQFLGNNYLQTLEPRLFYNYVPTKSQNDLPNFDTSENSFTYEQLFRENLFSGNDRINASNSLSTAVQSRILNPKTGAELFRAGIGQKFYFKTDTVLLDGSVGQYERNRSDWVAFAHGNVTDSVRFDFDIHYNQNQNRAESYAAGIRYNPEPGKVLSARYKHNRNARIYLQDDGEYLYDKLNQVDLAAQWPLRKNLYAVARYNYEITVKKPLEMLAGVEYKSDCGCWSASVVAQRYVTGENSKKNAVFFNLQLKDLSNVGQNPFEQLRLAIPGYSKTNEVVNP; encoded by the coding sequence TTGGCTCGTTTATTTTCACTCAAACCTTTGGTCATCGCATTAAGCGTCGGCTTCAGCACAGCGGCGGCGGCACAGACCGGCGGCGCGTTTGTGCCGGAGGCGGCCGATTATGTGCCGATTGAAACCGCCCAAGACACGGCCAACCCGGTTGCCGCGGTCGAGCAAACTGTTGCCGAAACTGCCGAAGAAAACCAAGCTGCTGACAACAGGCCGTCTGAAAAAGCAGACGAATTGTCTTTGGGCAGCACCTGTCTGTTTTGCACTGAAGAAACCTTGGCCGAGCATGCCAAAGCAAAACAAAACGAAACTTCGGTCAAACGCAGCGGCGAAGAGCCTTCGCCCACCGATTACACCCGCGTGACCGCCGATTACGTCGAAGGCCAAACCAATGTGCAGGTACAGGCCAAAGGCGATGTGATTATCGAGCGCAATGATGAGGTACTCAACGCCGATTGGGCGCATTACGATCAAGCCAGCAATACCGTGACTGCCGGCAATCAGTTTGTGCTGTATCAAAACGGCTCCATTGTCAGCGGCGAACACATCAACTACAACTTGGATTCGGGCGCAGGCATCACTGAAAACGTACGCATGGCGACCGAACGCGACGGCCGCCGCCTGCAAAGCGTCAGCGAAAAAGCCGAAATGCACAGCAAAGAGCGCTACAAGCTCATCAACACCAAATTCAACACCTGCGCACCCGGCGATGCCAGCTGGTACATCAAGGCCAAAAGCATTGATGCCAACCAAGAAACCGGCATCGGCGTAGCCAAAGGCGCCTCACTGGTGTTCGGCGGTGTGCCTGTTTTGTACACACCTTGGGCCGATTTCCCGCTTAACGGCGACCGCAAAAGCGGCTTGTTGGTGCCAAATATCTCCACCGGTTCAGACGGCCTCGAATTGTCACTGCCTTATTATTTGAACTTGGCACCGAATTTAGATGCCACTGTGACCCCGGGCATCATTTCCAGCCGCGGTGTGCGTTTGGGCGGACAAATACGCTATCTCGAGCCCCAATACCGAGGGCAAGTGAACGGTGCTTGGATGCCTAACGACAAAAAAAGTGACCACAACAACCGCTACCAATTCCAATGGAACCACAATCATCAATTCACCGCCAAACTCAGTGGCGGCGTGGATTTCAACAGCGTGTCGGATAACGACTACTATCGCGACTTCTACGGCCGCAACGACATCGCCGACAACGTCAACCTCAACCGCCAAGCTTGGTTAAACTACCACGACACTTATTGGGGCGGTAATTTCGACGGCTCGCTGATGGCGCAAAAATACCAAACCTTGGCCAACGAATACGGCTACAAAGACGAACCTTACGCCATCATGCCGCGCTTGTCCGGCCGCTGGCAGCGCAGCTTCGACAATATGCAAGCTAATGTATTCAGCCAATTCACCCGCTTCGAACATGACGACAAACAAAGCGGTAGCCGCGTGGTATTGAACCCAAGTGTCAAATGGGATTTCCACAACAATTGGGGTTACGTGCGTCCGAAAGTCGGTGTGCACGCCACCTATTATGATTTAGACAGCTTCAATGGCAGTAGTGGCCGCCATGTCAGCCGTGTTTTACCAATGGCCAGCATCGACAGCGGCATGACGTTTGAACGCCACACACAATTTTTGGGCAACAATTATCTACAAACACTGGAACCGCGTTTATTCTACAATTATGTGCCCACCAAATCACAAAACGATTTACCGAATTTCGACACTTCGGAAAACAGCTTCACCTACGAGCAATTGTTCCGTGAAAACCTGTTTTCAGGCAACGACCGCATTAATGCCTCCAACAGCCTGTCAACTGCAGTGCAGAGCCGTATCCTGAATCCGAAAACCGGTGCCGAATTGTTCCGTGCCGGTATCGGTCAGAAATTCTATTTCAAAACCGACACTGTCTTGCTCGACGGCAGCGTGGGCCAATACGAGCGTAACCGTTCCGACTGGGTGGCGTTTGCCCACGGCAATGTGACTGACAGCGTGCGTTTTGATTTCGACATCCACTACAATCAAAACCAAAACCGCGCCGAGAGCTACGCGGCAGGCATCCGCTACAATCCGGAGCCGGGTAAGGTGTTGAGTGCGCGTTACAAACACAACCGCAACGCCCGCATCTACCTACAAGACGATGGCGAATATTTGTACGATAAATTAAACCAAGTCGATTTGGCCGCCCAATGGCCGCTGCGTAAAAACCTGTATGCCGTTGCCCGCTACAACTACGAAATCACCGTGAAAAAACCGCTGGAAATGCTGGCCGGTGTCGAATACAAAAGTGATTGTGGCTGCTGGAGCGCCAGCGTGGTGGCACAACGCTACGTGACCGGTGAAAACAGCAAGAAAAACGCCGTTTTCTTCAACTTACAGCTGAAAGATTTGAGCAACGTCGGCCAAAATCCATTTGAACAACTCCGCTTAGCCATTCCGGGCTACAGCAAAACCAACGAGGTAGTGAACCCATGA
- a CDS encoding peptidylprolyl isomerase, giving the protein MNVKPLMLAVVLGLNLNAAHAADVKASDSIAAVVDNDIITQRQVSEALADARRNLPKGTQVTDTELRQQVVAQMVNQSLIVQAGKRRGIQASEAEIDAVIAQNPSLKNANKRVRREIGDSIIVEKVRQQAIMENSRVSDSEVTSFINRAQQQGVALPEGEPLRQYNAQHILIKADSDNAAAAAESSIRKIYAQARSGADFAGLARQYSQDGSAANGGNLGWFSDGMMVTPFEDAVHKLKPGQVSAPVRTQFGWHIIKLNDIREAGTPEERQRNAVRQYISQQKAQQATTNLLRELHSSSFVDIR; this is encoded by the coding sequence ATGAATGTGAAACCTTTAATGCTGGCCGTGGTACTCGGTCTGAACCTGAATGCCGCGCATGCTGCCGATGTCAAAGCTTCCGACAGCATCGCCGCCGTGGTGGATAACGACATCATCACCCAGCGCCAAGTCAGCGAAGCGCTGGCCGATGCGCGTCGCAACCTGCCGAAAGGCACGCAAGTCACCGATACCGAACTGCGCCAACAAGTCGTGGCACAAATGGTCAACCAATCCTTAATCGTGCAAGCAGGCAAACGCCGAGGTATTCAAGCCAGCGAAGCCGAAATCGATGCCGTGATTGCGCAAAATCCGTCTTTGAAAAATGCCAACAAACGCGTACGCCGCGAAATCGGCGACAGCATCATTGTCGAAAAAGTACGCCAACAAGCCATTATGGAAAACAGCCGTGTCAGCGACAGCGAAGTGACCAGCTTCATCAACCGCGCACAGCAGCAAGGTGTTGCCCTACCGGAAGGCGAGCCATTGCGCCAATACAATGCGCAACACATTCTGATTAAAGCCGATTCCGATAACGCCGCGGCCGCAGCCGAAAGCAGCATCCGCAAAATCTACGCCCAAGCCCGCAGCGGTGCGGATTTTGCCGGTTTGGCGCGTCAATATTCGCAAGACGGCAGCGCGGCCAACGGCGGTAACTTGGGCTGGTTTTCAGACGGCATGATGGTCACGCCGTTTGAAGATGCTGTGCACAAACTCAAACCCGGCCAAGTCAGCGCGCCGGTACGCACCCAATTCGGCTGGCACATCATTAAGCTGAACGACATCCGCGAAGCCGGTACACCGGAAGAGCGCCAACGCAATGCCGTGCGCCAATATATTTCGCAACAAAAAGCCCAGCAAGCCACCACCAATTTGCTGCGTGAATTACATTCAAGCTCGTTTGTGGATATCCGCTAA
- a CDS encoding IS5 family transposase: MSSFFKQTVETIVGKDPDRFPLLKIQLIIDWQPIADYLEQQKGRYTRHHGGRPAYSLLSMFKAVLLGQWHSLSDPELEHSLITRIDFYLFCGFDELNTPDHSTLCRYRNWLAQNNLLAELLDLINRQLTDKGLKIQHAKAAVIDATIIQTAGGKQRRAIETDENGVVSENTPSKDQDARWVKKDGKFKLGYKQHTRTDHEGYIEKLHISPANEHECNHFEPLLQDIAEGTKVYADKGYDSKANRALLQQKGLSDGIMRKAHRGHPLTEEDKARNKQLSKTRYVVEQSFGTLHRKFRYHRAAYFGLLKVTAQSHLKAICINLLKAANRLRVSAAA, encoded by the coding sequence ATGAGCAGCTTCTTCAAACAAACCGTCGAAACTATCGTTGGTAAAGACCCTGACCGCTTTCCCTTGCTCAAAATTCAGCTCATTATCGACTGGCAGCCCATTGCCGATTATCTCGAACAACAAAAAGGCCGCTATACCCGTCATCACGGCGGCCGCCCCGCCTATTCATTATTGTCCATGTTTAAAGCCGTCTTACTCGGCCAATGGCACAGCCTGTCCGATCCCGAACTCGAACACAGTCTCATTACCCGTATCGACTTTTATCTCTTCTGCGGTTTTGACGAACTCAACACTCCCGACCACAGCACACTGTGCCGTTACCGCAACTGGCTGGCACAAAACAATCTACTTGCCGAATTACTGGATTTGATTAACCGTCAATTAACTGACAAAGGCTTAAAAATCCAACATGCCAAAGCAGCCGTTATTGACGCCACCATAATCCAAACAGCCGGCGGCAAACAGCGACGGGCGATTGAAACTGATGAAAACGGTGTGGTTTCAGAAAACACCCCCAGCAAAGACCAAGATGCCCGCTGGGTGAAGAAGGACGGTAAGTTCAAACTCGGCTATAAACAGCATACCCGTACCGATCATGAAGGCTATATCGAGAAACTGCACATCAGTCCGGCCAACGAACACGAATGCAATCACTTTGAACCGTTGCTGCAAGATATTGCCGAAGGCACCAAGGTTTATGCTGACAAAGGATATGACAGTAAAGCCAATCGAGCCTTACTGCAACAAAAAGGACTTTCAGACGGCATTATGCGTAAGGCGCACCGGGGTCATCCGTTAACAGAAGAAGATAAAGCAAGAAATAAGCAATTGTCGAAAACGCGTTATGTGGTGGAACAGAGCTTTGGTACGCTACACCGTAAATTCCGCTACCACCGTGCGGCTTATTTCGGCTTATTGAAAGTGACTGCGCAAAGTCATTTGAAAGCGATTTGTATCAACCTGCTGAAAGCTGCCAACAGGCTTCGTGTGTCTGCTGCCGCGTGA
- a CDS encoding endonuclease/exonuclease/phosphatase family protein, with the protein MSDLPLGDWLLLALLCVPVVATLLSLLKSDHWVMRIFDFPRLQIAALSVLCMLLNYWLEQSSNAIFDFMEVVNFACAVWQFWQISAYTRLRKKQVKGYQGEDNNRTVSILASNVLTTNRQADKLLSLIRQYRPDVVLTLESDQWWENALAELETDHPYTVKVPLDNLYGMHLYSRLPLHDAEVKYRVRDDIPSITAKVELPSGELIRIYCLHPMPPSPTESETSTERDGELLLVGKEITASDESCMVFGDLNDVAWSDTSRLFQRISGLLDPRIGRGLYNTFHADWKLLRWPLDHIFHSNDFLVADLKVLPHIGSDHFPIYGKFQYHPPTEHVHETPESDHGDKQEAAEKIDAAMELQNE; encoded by the coding sequence ATGTCCGATTTACCCTTAGGCGATTGGCTGTTGTTGGCGCTGCTGTGCGTGCCCGTGGTGGCTACCTTGCTGTCGCTGCTGAAATCCGACCACTGGGTGATGCGGATATTCGATTTCCCGCGCCTGCAAATCGCCGCCTTGAGCGTGTTGTGTATGCTGCTCAATTATTGGCTGGAACAAAGCAGCAACGCCATTTTCGACTTTATGGAAGTGGTGAACTTTGCCTGCGCCGTGTGGCAGTTTTGGCAAATCAGTGCCTACACTCGCTTGAGAAAAAAGCAGGTGAAGGGTTACCAGGGCGAGGACAACAACCGCACCGTCAGCATTCTGGCCAGCAATGTACTCACCACCAACCGCCAAGCCGATAAATTGCTGTCGCTTATTCGCCAATACCGCCCCGATGTGGTACTCACTTTGGAAAGCGACCAATGGTGGGAAAACGCGCTGGCCGAATTGGAAACCGACCACCCTTATACCGTCAAAGTGCCGCTCGACAATCTTTACGGCATGCATCTATACAGCCGCCTGCCGCTACATGACGCAGAAGTGAAATACCGTGTGCGCGATGACATTCCGTCGATTACCGCCAAAGTTGAGCTGCCCAGCGGCGAGCTGATCCGCATTTACTGCCTGCATCCGATGCCGCCAAGCCCGACCGAAAGTGAAACCTCAACCGAACGCGACGGCGAGCTTTTGCTGGTGGGCAAAGAAATCACCGCCTCTGATGAAAGCTGCATGGTGTTTGGTGATTTGAACGATGTCGCTTGGTCAGACACATCGCGCCTGTTCCAACGCATCAGCGGCCTGCTCGATCCGCGTATCGGCCGTGGTTTGTACAACACCTTTCATGCCGATTGGAAACTGCTGCGCTGGCCGCTCGACCATATTTTCCACAGCAACGATTTCTTGGTGGCCGATTTGAAAGTGTTGCCACACATCGGCTCCGACCATTTTCCGATTTACGGCAAATTCCAATACCACCCGCCGACAGAACACGTCCACGAAACGCCAGAATCCGACCACGGCGACAAACAGGAAGCGGCAGAAAAAATCGATGCGGCGATGGAATTGCAGAATGAATAA